A genomic region of Fusarium oxysporum Fo47 chromosome VI, complete sequence contains the following coding sequences:
- a CDS encoding EthD domain-containing protein codes for MKVSSFLLSLLPLTAAATSIPQPRAVSAPEPATSAECCPFTYKPTCTKNLERVFHIKLFYNRKEGITPEQFNAYWANNHTKTAGDFHLRFGVYKYSQYHSTPELRDLLRVPGAAPVLEFDGAAEFWVPTMETFQAMGSDPFYRDVITPDENNFIDHSSMRMIVGFDYIMVDNQNAVTEHGRTFQ; via the exons ATGAAAGTCTCAAGTTTCCTGTTGTCTCTCCTTCCTCTGACGGCGGCTGCAACGAGTATCCCACAACCTCGGGCAGTTTCTGCTCCTGAGCCAGCTACCTCCGCCGAATGCTGCCCCTTCACCTATAAGCCAACATGTACTAAGAATCTCGAACGTGTATTTCACATCAAACTCTTCTACAACCGAAAGGAGGGCATCACCCCTGAACAGTTCAACGCGTACTGGGCCAACAACCATACCAAGACTGCCGGAGACTTTCACTTGCGATTTGGGGTTTACAAGTACTCACAG TACCACTCTACCCCTGAGCTTCGAGACCTTCTTCGCGTCCCTGGCGCAGCTCCCGTGCTCGAGTTCGATGGCGCTGCGGAATTTTGGGTGCCGACTATGGAGACCTTCCAGGCTATGGGATCCGACCCATTCTATAGAGATGTGATTACGCCTGACGAAAACAATTTCATTGATCATTCTTCTATGAGGATGATTGTTGGTTTTGATTATATCATGGTAGATAACCAGAACGCTGTCACGGAGCATGGTCGAACCTTTCAATAG
- a CDS encoding Alpha/Beta hydrolase protein — protein MADFTQYGHATAEWLAVTDSRPPIPGHLGLKEMQRLTNMYREQLAQSEMEKLKDYPILMKDYTVTSRDGFPLEVRTYRPASAEEGARLPIYIHLHGGGYVFGNIPSEDAICTRIAVMTNVTVVNLNYRHAPDYAYPTAWEDTVDAFHWVHDHIDELLGVPSQVVVGGISAGAQLAASLTLRQNIAPDALSRPKLAGQVLMIPALVHPDCYAPIMEQMKEPSLSSYVQNAEAPMINKAALDKFTGLLKVQNPDPKDVRLNIGLATVEQLKSMPPSTLGICGLDPLRDEALFYGQKLVEAGVPTDVQVFNGLPHGFRRFGDQLADSKRWDKVMEDGIKWALSKPEPSGKFEIKLE, from the exons atggctgacTTTACTCAATACGGACATGCAACAGCAGAATGGCTCGCCGTCACGGATAGCAGGCCGCCTATTCCAGGCCATCTGGGCCTGAAGGAGATGCAGCGCCTTACGAACATGTACCGAGAACAGCTTGCCCAGAGcgagatggagaagcttaAAGACTACCCTATTCTCATGAAAGATTATACAGTCACTTCAAGAGATGGCTTTCCTCTCGAGGTTCGAACCTACAGACCAGCTTCAGCCGAAGAAGGCGCTCGTCTTCCTATCTACATCCATCTCCACGGCGGCGGGTATGTCTTTGGAAACATTCCCTCCGAAGATGCCATCTGCACTCGCATCGCAGTCATGACAAACGTCACAGTCGTCAACCTGAACTATCGTCATGCTCCAGACTATGCTTATCCCACAGCATGGGAAGACACCGTCGACGCATTTCACTGGGTTCATGACCACATCGATGAACTTCTCGGAGTTCCTAGCCAAGTCGTAGTTGGCGGAATCTCAGCTGGTGCCCAACTAGCAGCCTCCTTGACGCTTCGACAAAACATCGCTCCCGATGCTCTTTCACGACCGAAACTCGCTGGTCAGGTTTTGATGATTCCTGCTCTGGTCCACCCTGATTGCTACGCACCTATCATGGAGCAGATGAAGGAACCTTCTTTGTCTTCATATGTTCAGAACGCGGAAGCTCCGATGATCAACAAGGCAGCGCTCGACAAGTTCACTGGGCTGTTGAAGGTTCAGAACCCGGATCCCAAGGATGTTCGATTGAATATTGGCCTTGCGACTGTTGAGCAGCTCAAGAGCATGCCGCCTTCGACGCTGGGTATTTGTGGCTTGGATCCTTTGAGAGATGAAGCTCTCTTTTATGGACAGAAACTTGTTGAAGCAGG AGTTCCCACGGATGTCCAAGTTTTTAATGGTCTGCCGCACGGCTTCCGACGCTTTGGAGATCAATTAGCTGATAGTAAGAGATGGGACAAGGTTATGGAGGATGGAATCAAGTGGGCACTCTCGAAGCCCGAGCCTTCTGGGAAGTTTGAGATCAAGCTTGAGTAG
- a CDS encoding Six-hairpin glycosidase-like protein, with the protein MKFLSAVTGVLALLQGADAATWKDYKPQSRTPSSCPDYVDYSQKPHKPLSSGKLKLPFMRPSEECRTFKSPAVEKVISDIKKRVKNPDLARLFENTFPSTLDTTVKYFDAKKNLAFIVTGDITAQWLRDTGNQFAHLYKLLPQDKNLKALVKAIINTEARYISEYPYCGSFQPPPESGLSPSVNDYATLVTVNPRVDNQTVFECKYELDSLAGFLKIVRSYYDNTKDASFINDNFKSAMKQILRVIDEQSQSTWAENWSYVSYYNWTGQAGSLSPPVPNSGNGEPKLANGLVACSHRPSDDLSVFNYITSDNAMMSVELDNVADVLDKVGGQKSLSATLRGHAKIIRQAVWNHTLTSNGIFAYETNGYGGQYIMDDANVPSLVSLPYLGFLKRDDPTYKKTKSALFSRANPYYAVGKTFSGIGGPHANATNPWPMAHVSAIYGTDDDDEITERLNMILENTSGLGLIHESVNIYNSSVFTRPWFAWANSYFAEMVLDLAERKPGLIFKDDKPYVV; encoded by the exons ATGAAATTCCTCAGCGCTGTAACTGGTGTGCTAGCTCTTTTGCAAGGCGCTGATGCAGCGACTTGGAAGGATTACAAGCCGCAGAGTCGCACGCCAAGTTCATGTCCTGATTATGTCGACTATTCGCAGAAACCGCACAAGCCGCTTTCTTCGGGCAAGTTGAAGCTGCCGTTTATGAGACCGAGTGAAGAATGCAGGACTTTCAAGAGCCCTGCCGTTGAG AAAGTCATTAGCGACATCAAGAAACGCGTCAAGAACCCCGATCTGGCGCGTCTCTTTGAGAACACCTTCCCATCGACGCTCGACACGACGGTCAAGTATTTCGATGCCAAGAAGAATCTAGCTTTCATTGTGACTGGT GACATCAC TGCACAATGGCTACGCGACACGGGCAACCAGTTTGCCCATTTGTATAAGCTACTTCCCCAGGATAAGAACTTGAAGGCCCTCGTCAAGGCTATCATCAACACCGAGGCGAGATACATCTCCGAATACCCTTATTGTG GTTCCTTCCAGCCTCCACCTGAGAGTGGTTTGAGCCCTTCGGTCAAT GACTACGCTACACTTGTAACCGTCAACCC ACGAGTCGATAACCAAACAGTATTCGAGTGCAAG TACGAACTTGACTCTCTGGCTGGCTTCCTCAAGATCGTGCGATCATACTATGATAATACCAAAGATGCTTCTTTCATCAACGACAATT TCAAATCTGCGATGAAGCAGATCCTTCGAGTCATCGATGAGCAATCTCAAAGCACCTGGGCCGAAAACTGGTCCTACGTTAGCTACTACAACTGGACTGGCCAAGCAGGATCACTCTCACCGCCAGTACCCAACAGCGGAAACGGCGAGCCCAAGCTCGCCAATGGTCTTGTTGCGTGCAGTCACCGTCCCTCAGACGACTTATCCGTCTTCAATTACATCACCTCGGACAACGCCATGATGTCAGTCGAGCTCGATAACGTTGCCGACGTATTGGATAAAGTTGGAGGTCAAAAGAGCCTTTCTGCAACGCTACGTGGTCACGCCAAGATCATTCGACAGGCAGTTTGGAACCATACTCTCACTTCGAATGGTATTTTCGCTTATGAGACTAATGGATATGGCGGTCAGTACATCATGGATGACGCCAACGTTCCGAGTCTTGTCTCCCTCCCGTACCTAGGCTTTCTCAAGCGTGACGATCCGACATACAAGAAAACCAAGTCTGCTCTGTTCTCGCGAGCAAATCCATACTACGCCGTTGGAAAGACATTCAGTGGAATTGGAGGACCGCACGCAAACGCTACTAATCCATGGCCTATGGCACATGTCTCGGCTATCTATGGAAcagatgatgacgatgagattACTGAGCGACTTAACATGATTTTGGAGAATACTTCTGGTCTGGGACTGATTCATGAGAGTGTGAATATCTACAATTCTTCTGTCTTTACACGACCGTGGTTTGCTTGGGCGAATAGCTATTTTGCGGAGATGGTTCTGGATTTGGCGGAGAGAAAGCCTGGGTTGATCTTCAAGGATGACAAGCCGTATGTCGTATAG
- a CDS encoding polyketide synthase dehydratase-domain-containing protein, with protein sequence MAMEAITQLNEMSEAPLEIDSYIFRDISIQQALVTPDDDDGIETLFNMRPSRLSTDETMRWWDFNTSSISTEGHVKNHMTGRIRINTNKRRALARTVPNLPQRASRKLWNQALKKVGFNNGLTFQDMDNITFGGISYCAQATTNIKTSVMKDETCHVLHPAILDSCLQLMVVAIWAGRASAMKFGAVPVTAEEIVVWKPTQAQLDGSSSAKAFSWIDPRGQSLFNAHNQLLASDGQVLMEIKSMQCTAYEAAIPQSLEDVTHPQPYSHIVSKPDFLLLRGSQSHLSLVDFIELAHFKNPALKVLTSDTATATAFLARLPMLCLTVATDATHTSDVTAELGSFTTVSVEPLVLTADLTAQSQEKLKCSFDIIAAPNTSLYELQNISELLSEDGCAVLGGDMSALTEQSLRDAGFSGFESFLGESLFVTRIEKTSNPTAVPIQLLYHTDPPSCVYGLERELEKVGFKTERLRLGETCPAGANVIALVDLEAPFMARMSKDEFSHIQKILSEVSKVLWMSRSDASKDTTRSEYAMTAGLLRSLRSERASLKATLVDFSIDDLASDAFGTRTSDLASVFFTGEQELETEYISKDGQLLINRLVPFDRINERYALTDEETQSQPFDPEARLDGKIDSGKVVFSHCNADGAALQPTEVEFRVIATGLTDEDKAVISGSSPGPDFSHEASGIVTRIGNAVQRVSPGDRMVTFSAGTLSSFQRVSEYLVQKLHDSEDHEATAGLPMYYGPALFGLETLAKLEPKESVLVLPGSGILGGAAIRVTQALGGRFYVAVRNDTEAEEVQSSFGLSRHQILVDYTPELLHEYEIDVVFSGSSVEPAISKESWRNMLALSRFVNCGRMPVGSSLDSTSASRGASYLPVNLIGLFKLPQVLGRLLERIMRLHRDGFLPVPPLTVSNISDINSSIVLSSALNSSETIITFTHTKGSTVDVTRTPPRLELHSDATYLLVGCLGGLGCSLTTWMMKRGARNFAFLYRSGTDSGQAALCVQDLEARGARVQVFRGDAAIKEDVERAVASIPSDAPLRGIVNAAMVLRDGLFQNMAGQGPFSQRFSVGNYAAANSYMDALARLRRSQGKPACAVILPMVLGVGVVAENLDLENSLTRKGMYGIDEEALLDAFEVSILEQQRPQHDGASFDHLVVGLDPAELHRARRQADGDVDAFWAADQRFSILLDSMNQLDGANQGDGEAQFYPGLRLPTHQRKPLPWCATISSPSWPGCFFSTMIGAELRNWIFKELGLDVAFQQLLSPSLTIAKFAELICVSQGIFVNAE encoded by the exons ATGGCTATGGAAGCCATCACGCAGCTCAATGAAATGTCAGAAGCTCCGCTAGAGATTGACTCGTACATCTTCAGGGATATCAGTATTCAGCAAGCCCTCGTGACTccagatgatgacgacggtATCGAGACACTGTTTAACATGAGGCCTTCGAGGCTCAGCACAGACGAGACCATGCGATGGTGGGATTTCAACACCTCATCGATATCTACTGAAGGCCACGTCAAGAACCATATGACTGGCAGGATCCGCATAAACACGAACAAGCGTCGAGCCCTCGCCAGAACTGTACCCAATCTACCTCAGCGCGCCTCGAGAAAGCTCTGGAATCAAGCCTTGAAAAAGGTTGGCTTCAACAACGGCCTTACGTTTCAAGATATGGACAACATCACGTTTGGTGGCATCTCATACTGTGCTCAGGCCACGACCAACATCAAGACGTCTGTCATGAAGGATGAGACTTGTCACGTACTTCATCCAGCCATTCTCGACTCATGCCTCCAGCTCATGGTCGTCGCCATCTGGGCCGGTCGAGCCAGCGCGATGAAGTTCGGCGCTGTTCCCGTCACCGCCGAAGAGATCGTTGTTTGGAAGCCAACGCAAGCTCAGTTGGATGGGAGTTCCAGTGCGAAGGCCTTCTCCTGGATCGATCCCCGTGGCCAGAGCCTTTTTAATGCCCACAATCAGCTGTTAGCAAGCGACGGGCAAGTCCTAATGGAGATCAAGAGCATGCAGTGCACTGCTTACGAGGCTGCCATACCGCAGAGCTTAGAAGACGTCACTCACCCACAGCCTTATAGCCATATTGTCTCGAAGCCAGACTTCTTACTTCTCAGAGGCAGCCAGAGCCACCTATCACTTGTCGACTTTATTGAACTCGCTCATTTCAAGAATCCGGCATTGAAGGTGTTGACTTCGGACACGGCAACTGCTACAGCTTTCCTGGCAAGACTTCCTATGCTTTGCCTTACAGTAGCCACAGATGCTACTCATACCTCTGATGTCACTGCTGAGCTGGGCAGTTTCACAACCGTATCTGTGGAACCCTTGGTGCTGACGGCTGATCTGACGGCGCAGTCTCAGGAGAAGCTCAAGTGCTCTTTTGATATCATCGCTGCCCCTAACACGTCTCTCTATGAGCTTCAGAATATCTCTGAACTTCTCTCAGAAGACGGTTGCGCTGTACTAGGAGGGGATATGTCTGCTCTGACAGAACAAAGTCTGAGAGACGCCGGATTCTCCGGTTTTGAATCATTCTTGGGAGAGTCCTTATTCGTCACTCGTATCGAGAAGACCAGCAACCCGACAGCAGTACCCATCCAGCTACTATATCACACTGATCCTCCCAGCTGCGTATATGGTTTGGAGCGTGAGCTTGAAAAGGTGGGTTTCAAGACTGAGCGCTTGAGGCTAGGCGAGACCTGCCCAGCTGGAGCCAATGTGATCGCCttggttgatcttgaagccCCTTTTATGGCCAGGATGTCGAAAGACGAGTTTTCGCATATCCAGAAGATCCTAAGCGAGGTTTCCAAAGTGTTATGGATGTCTCGCAGCGATGCATCGAAGGATACGACTCGCTCCGAGTATGCGATGACGGCAGGGCTCCTGCGATCCCTTCGTTCTGAACGAGCTTCTCTTAAAGCAACACTTGTGGACTTTTCTATTGATGACCTTGCTTCTGATGCATTTGGCACAAGAACATCAGATCTCGCATCGGTATTCTTTACTGGTGAGCAAGAACTGGAGACGGAGTACATTTCCAAGGACGGCCAGCTCCTCATCAACCGACTCGTTCCATTCGACAGGATCAACGAGAGATACGCTCTCACTGACGAGGAGACCCAGTCCCAGCCCTTTGACCCAGAAGCTAGACTGGACGGTAAGATTGACTCTGGAAAGGTTGTATTCTCTCACTGTAACGCCGATGGGGCGGCATTGCAACCCACCGAGGTAGAGTTCCGAGTCATAGCAACAGGTCTTACCGATGAAGACAAAGCTGTCATATCAGGCTCCTCTCCCGGCCCTGACTTCAGCCATGAGGCCTCTGGCATCGTGACACGGATTGGGAATGCCGTTCAAAGGGTGTCGCCTGGCGACCGTATGGTGACCTTCAGTGCAGGCACGCTGTCAAGCTTTCAGCGCGTCTCGGAGTATCTTGTACAAAAGCTCCACGATTCTGAGGACCATGAGGCTACTGCAGGTCTCCCGATGTACTATGGTCCTGCTCTCTTTGGCCTTGAGACACTTGCAAAGCTCGAGCCCAAGGAGTCTGTTCTTGTACTTCCCGGCTCAGGAATCCTTGGAGGAGCCGCGATCAGAGTCACACAAGCGCTCGGGGGTCGATTTTACGTCGCAGTCAGGAACGATACCGAGGCCGAAGAGGTGCAAAGTTCTTTTGGCCTTTCTAGACACCAGATTTTGGTTGACTATACTCCTGAGCTGCTTCACGAATACGAAATCGACGTGGTGTTCTCGGGCAGTTCAGTCGAGCCAGCAATATCAAAAGAGTCGTGGAGAAATATGCTGGCCTTGTCACGATTTGTGAACTGTGGCAGGATGCCTGTAGGCTCGTCCTTGGACTCTACGTCTGCCTCCCGCGGAGCAAGCTACCTACCAGTCAACCTCATTGGCCTCTTCAAGCTGCCCCAGGTTCTTGGTCGACTCCTTGAGCGTATTATGAGACTCCACAGGGATGGCTTCCTCCCTGTCCCACCTTTGACCGTTAGCAATATTTCGGACATCAACAGCTCAATCGTCCTTTCCTCTGCTCTCAACAGCAGCGAAaccatcatcaccttcacCCATACAAAAGGTAGCACTGTAGACGTAACCCGCACCCCTCCACGTCTTGAGTTGCACTCAGATGCCACTTACCTCCTCGTGGGATGTCTCGGTGGCCTAGGGTGTAGCCTCACGACGTGGATGATGAAGCGAGGAGCGCGGAACTTTGCATTTCTGTATCGTTCGGGAACGGATTCTGGGCAGGCTGCCCTTTGCGTCCAGGACCTGGAAGCCCGAGGTGCCCGGGTGCAGGTCTTCAGAGGCGATGCGGCTATCAAGGAAGATGTCGAAAGAGCCGTAGCCTCGATACCATCCGATGCGCCTCTCCGGGGTATCGTGAATGCTGCCATGGTCTTGCGA GACGGCCTTTTCCAGAACATGGCTGGACAAGGTCCATTCAGCCAAAGGTTCTCTGTA GGTAACTATGCGGCTGCAAACTCCTACATGGATGCACTTGCTCGCCTGCGTCGCTCTCAAGGCAAACCTGCATGTGCAGTCATTCTCCCCATGGTTCTCGGAGTGGGAGTCGTTGCTGAGAATCTGGACCTCGAGAACTCGCTCACTCGCAAGGGTATGTATGGTATTGACGAGGAGGCTCTACTAGACGCTTTTGAGGTGTCAATCTTGGAGCAACAGCGTCCGCAACATGATGGCGCCAGCTTTGATCATCTTGTCGTCGGCCTTGACCCTGCCGAGCTCCACAGGGCAAGAAGACAGGCTgacggtgatgttgatgctttCTGGGCCGCGGACCAGCGTTTCTCTATCCTCCTTGACAGTATGAATCAACTCGACGGCGCGAATCAAGGCGATGGAGAGGCTCAATTCTATCCCGGGTTAAGGCTGCCGACTCACCAGCGCAAGCCGCTTCCCTGGTGCGCGACCATTTCATCGCCAAGCTGGCCAGGGTGCTTCTTCTCGAC CATGATTGGTGCCGAGCTACGGAATTGGATCTTCAAGGAGTTGGGGCTGGATGTTGCTTTCCAGCAACTTCTGAGCCCATCTTTAACAATTGCCAAGTTCGCTGAGCTTATCTGTGTTTCTCAGGGTATTTTTGTGAATGCTGAATAG
- a CDS encoding major facilitator superfamily-domain-containing protein — MSDQSTEKPADAAPRGPHTPGDLASSSDASLNETVHRSIQGWRWAVAYAAMLSTTLLFAIDNTIVANIQPSIINDFGHLELMSWIGTGFALGTMFILLWGKVYGVFNIKWVYIFNIFLFEAGSALCGAAPKIQALIIGRVIAGVGGSGMYSGTLTYVSVLTNQQEKPAYLAGSTVVWGIGSVVGPVVGGAFAASSATWRWGFYINLPIGAVFAPAYFLLFPSTDPNPTKTLAEKLLLVDWINAVIFLAGSACLTVALTFGGVVYSFHSGTIIALWTVTGVLLVAFIVLLKLHPLVSKENRLYPLHFFKKWILINMQLQVFLSSGIILAMTYFVPLYFQFIKGDGALEAGVRLLPLIMFMVAVSMLNGFLMPKYGLIPVWYIGGSALALIGSALMYTIDDTTSNGKVYGYNILVGAGAGCYIVAGFAIMQSLVPTHEISNAVAQDLGMVLFLAISGSLFHNVAVDKVGNTLPTASDTDIGNLIAGTSSAVFKALSEDEKAVVIPEIASAMKSIWAFFMAAAALSFVCACPLLKAKLGGKKIEPTAIA, encoded by the exons ATGAGTGATCAAAGTACCGAGAAGCCTGCAGATGCAGCACCCAGAGGCCCGCACACTCCCGGCGACCTCGCTAGTAGTAGCGACGCATCTCTCAATGAGACCGTCCATCGTAGCATTCAGGGATGGAGA TGGGCCGTTGCCTACGCAGCAATGCTGTCTACAACACTCCTCTTCGCAATCGACAATACCATCGTTGCAAATATCCAGCCCAGTATCATCAACGACTTCGGCCATCTCGAGCTCATGTCATGGATCGGTACAGGTTTCGCTCTCGGCACCATGTTCATTCTCCTCTGGGGCAAAGTATATGgtgtcttcaacatcaaatGGGTctacatcttcaacatctttcTCTTCGAGGCCGGGAGTGCTCTATGCGGCGCTGCACCTAAAATTCAAGCGCTCATCATCGGCCGTGTCATCGCTGGTGTCGGTGGTTCTGGAATGTATTCTGGCACTTTGACATATGTCTCGGTCCTTACCAACCAGCAAGAGAAGCCAGCTTACCTTGCTGGAAGTACTGTTGTGTGGGGTATCGGCAGTGTGGTTGGTCCTGTT GTTGGTGGCGCATTCGCAGCAAGCAGCGCAACCTGGAGATGG GGATTTTACATCAATCTTCCCATCGGCGCTGTTTTTGCCCCTGCGTACTTCCTTCTATTTCCCAGTACCGACCCCAACCCTACTAAAACTCTCGCGGAGAAGCTCCTCCTTGTCGATTGGATTAACGCAGTCATCTTCCTGGCGGGATCCGCTTGCTTGACCGTTGCGCTGACCTTCGGCGGTGTCGTCTATTCATTTCACTCAGGGACCATCATTGCACTCTGGACTGTCACCGGCGTTCTCCTGGTGGCCTTTATAGTCCTACTTAAACTACATCCTCTAGTCTCCAAGGAAAACCGCTTGTATCCATTGcacttcttcaagaagtGGATTCTGATCAACATGCAGCTCCAAGTCTTCCTATCTTCAGGCATCATCTTA GCCATGACTTACTTCGTCCCTCTATACTTTCAATTCATCAAG GGTGACGGAGCACTCGAGGCTGGCGTTCGTTTACTTCCTTTGATCATGTTTATGGTTGCTGTCTCAATGCTGAATGGCTTTCTGATGCCAAAATACGGACTGATTCCTGTTTGGTACATCGGAGGTAGTGCCCTTGCGCTCATCGGTAGTGCTCTAATGT ACACCATTGATGACACCACATCTAATGGCAAGGTATACGGCTACAACATACTTGTTGGAGCCGGAGCGGGATGCTATATCGTCGCTGGGTTCGCCATCATGCAGTCACTGGTTCCCACCCACGAAATTTCCAATGCAGTTG CCCAGGATCTCGGAATGGTACTCTTTCTTGCTATCAGTGGCAGCCTGTTCCACAACGTCGCCGTTGACAAAGTCGGCAACACCTTGCCAACAGCCTCCGACACTGACATTGGCAACTTGATTGCGGGCACCAGCAGCGCCGTGTTCAAAGCTCTATCTGAAGACGAAAAGGCCGTGGTTATCCCAGAGATCGCGAGTGCTATGAAGAGCATCTGGGCCTTTTTCATGGCGGCCGCTGCGCTCAGTTTCGTGTGCGCTTGCCCACTATTG AAGGCTAAGCTTGGGGGAAAGAAGATTGAACCAACCGCGATAGCCTAA
- a CDS encoding acyl-CoA N-acyltransferase, with translation MTLKLIEVDTATDFEELIACQWASYENPLQPFFRMFCPLNASTHAESLKESVALQLKWHNEDPTSYWAKVVNDDGKIVGGCLWKICSENPFDTDEDHSYAYWQPEGERREFITQALKQFDAPRARMGARPQVYVNIVFTHPDHRRQGVANVIMNWSKQKADEMGVELWLDATEQGVPVYEKHGFTVVNVNTIQPTKENPGEEWHRVKEELGPMIFRQMWRPAGGDYQEGKTVKPWETVEIKYEPELPYVESHAAWARWGQGR, from the exons ATGACCCTCAAACTCATCGAGGTAGACACTGCCACCGATTTCGAAGAGCTCATCGCATGTCAGTGGGCATCTTACGAAAATCCCCTCCAACCATTCTTTCGCATGTTTTGTCCTCTCAACGCTTCAACGCACGCAGAGTCCCTCAAAGAGTCAGTAGCGCTTCAGCTCAAATGGCACAATGAAGACCCAACAAGCTACTGGGCAAAAGTCGTCAACGATGATGGCAAAATCGTAGGCGGTTGTTTATGGAAGATTTGTTCTGAGAATCCGTTCGATACAGATGAGGATCATTCCTACGCTTATTGGCAGCCGGAAGGGGAGAGACGAGAGTTTATCACACAAGCTCTGAAGCAATTCGATGCACCTAGAGCGCGGATGGGGGCTAGACCTCAAGTCT ACGTCAACATCGTCTTTACACATCCAGaccatcgtcgccaaggCGTGGCGAATGTTATTATGAACTGGAGTAAGCAGAAGGCTGATGAGATGGGTGTTGAGCTGTGGCTTGATGCGACAGAGCAGGGCGTACCTGTTTATGAGAAGCATGGCTTCACAgtcgtcaacgtcaacaCCATACAGCCTACGAAAGAGAACCCTGGTGAAGAATGGCATAGAGTCAAAGAGGAATTAGGTCCTATGATATTTAGACAGATGTGGAGACCTGCTGGTGGTGATTATCAAGAAGGAAAGACTGTGAAGCCCTGGGAAACTGTTGAGATCAAGTATGAGCCTGAGCTGCCGTATGTGGAATCTCATGCTGCTTGGGCGCGATGGGGGCAAGGGAGGTGA